One Ensifer adhaerens genomic window, CCAGTTCCCGCCGGTCTTCTGGCCGTCGGAATGGCACTGGGAGAATTTCGCCGCCGCCTGGAACAAGCAGCCCTTCGGCACCTACCTCACCAACTCGCTGATCGTGGTGGTGCTGTCGACCATCGGCCAGCTGATTTCCTCGTCGCTGGTCGCCTATGGCTTCGCCCGCTTCCGCTTCCCCGGCCGCGACCCGCTGTTCATTCTGCTGCTCGCCACCATGATGATCCCGTGGGACGTGAAGATGATCCCGCTTTATATGGAGTTCAACCTGCTCGGCTGGATCAACACGCTGAAGCCGTTGATCGTGCCTGCCTATTTCGCCGACGCCTTCTTCGTCTTCCTGCTGCGCCAGTACATCATGACCGTGCCGATGGAGATCGACGAAGCCGCGCGCATGGACGGCGCCAATGCCTTCGACATCTACTGGCGCATCCACCTGCCGCTGATGATGCCGGCGCTGGTGCTGGTCGGTACCTTCCACTTCATGAACGCCTGGAACGACTACCTCGGCCCGTTGATCTTCCTCAACGACCAGTCGAAGTACACGCTGACGCTCGGCCTCTCGATGTTCAAGGGATTGCATGAGGTAGACGTGACCTCGATCGCCGCGATCACCGTCATCCTCTGCCTGCCGCCGCTCGCACTCTTCTTCGTCGCCCAGCGCTACATCATGGATGGCGCGGTCGGCTCGTCGGTGAAGGGATAACGGCATGCTGTTCGATATCGATACCGTGCCCTTCAGCCGCAGGGGTCGCTTC contains:
- a CDS encoding carbohydrate ABC transporter permease, with translation MRKTLLYSALILLSALFIAPFYWTFMTAIKSSAELYQFPPVFWPSEWHWENFAAAWNKQPFGTYLTNSLIVVVLSTIGQLISSSLVAYGFARFRFPGRDPLFILLLATMMIPWDVKMIPLYMEFNLLGWINTLKPLIVPAYFADAFFVFLLRQYIMTVPMEIDEAARMDGANAFDIYWRIHLPLMMPALVLVGTFHFMNAWNDYLGPLIFLNDQSKYTLTLGLSMFKGLHEVDVTSIAAITVILCLPPLALFFVAQRYIMDGAVGSSVKG